A stretch of Camelina sativa cultivar DH55 chromosome 18, Cs, whole genome shotgun sequence DNA encodes these proteins:
- the LOC104763181 gene encoding uncharacterized protein LOC104763181 has protein sequence MQVVNLELKKCTCRRFDHEKIPCINAIAAVEHKDVSRISLCDPKFMSVDLVNGWGGSIMPPNESVPVPVAVDIQPCLPPIVVNPQGRPKKRRIKSSLEVAIGKKRPRKQHASSRCKQVGHNVKNCRM, from the exons ATGCAG GTTGTAAATTTGGAACTAAAAAAATGCACATGTCGTCGTTTCGATCAtgagaaaataccatgcatcaATGCAATCGCAGCTGTAGAGCATAAggatgtgtctcgtatatccCTGTGCGATCCGAAATTTATgagtgtcgatttggttaacggatggggtggttcaatcatgcctccaAATGAATCAGTCCCGGTTCCTGTTGCTGTGGATATTCAACCgtgcttgcctccgattgttgtgaaccCGCAAGGAAGACCCaagaagcgtaggattaaatcatctttggaagtgGCCATTGGAAAAAAACGTCCTAGGAAGCAACACGCAAgttcgcgatgtaagcaagttgggcacaatgtgaAAAATTGTCGGATGTAG